Proteins found in one Brachypodium distachyon strain Bd21 chromosome 5, Brachypodium_distachyon_v3.0, whole genome shotgun sequence genomic segment:
- the LOC100823428 gene encoding OTU domain-containing protein 5-B: MTRIFVQRGSSSNSGRSGSQTPQQQQNQTSSSSAVREEELNVQPQLPELLASDDITEHLLEGSESSSNKPSRLVDPVSESSSCSEERPTREKPPKDDFNVTDPAFLAELTGLQFSDKPEQENSVQSGTGPSQMTGGASHPPPPPAPPPKPSSSNNGLRRMGSGSSNSVRIGSSRRPVAWPPVAARTSASGSRPSSPRSLADCEGYNSADEQGPCYTSSYDDSEREHMFEHDLRRVKGLEIRKMAEDGNCLFRAVADQVYGDPEAYDMARQMCVDYMERERDHFSQFMTEGFTSYCKRKRRDKVYGNNIEIQAFAEMYNRPIHIYSYSTEPINIFQGSYNTDVPPVRLSYHHGNHYNSVVDPRRQTVGAGLGFSSLRGTNNVDRDQVKAAIRAQQDQQIENALLAEGRLYSDLELTEQEIERMVMEASRAEYLNQQQVNFRDSSRSGAEPSSSAAITGSSGSATAADRSNENCFVLPDTVLTRGMQLLLAMGFSYMQVMEAYSIFGEDVDSMICYLVEMGGTGPSAGGSNRRKGKAAE, translated from the exons ATGACGAGGATCTTCGTGCAGCGTGGCTCCTCGTCCAACTCTGGTCGCTCGGGCTCACAGAcgccacagcagcagcagaaccagacatcatcatcatcagctgtccgggaggaggagttgAACGTGCAGCCACAGCTGCCGGAGCTCTTGGCTTCAGATGATATAACTGAGCATCTTCTTGAGGGCAGCGAGAGTAGTAGCAATAAGCCTTCGAGACTGGTTGATCCTGTGTCTGAGAGCTCAAGCTGTTCAGAAGAGAGGCCTACAAGGGAGAAACCTCCCAAAGATGACTTCAATGTGACTGATCCTGCTTTCTTGGCGGAATTAACGGGGCTTCAGTTTTCGGATAAGCCTGAGCAGGAAAATTCTGTACAGTCAGGCACTGGGCCATCGCAGATGACCGGCGGAGCATCACACCcaccgcctccaccagctccacCACCGAAACCATCATCCAGTAATAATGGGTTGAGGAGAATGGGATCTGGAAGCTCGAACAGTGTGCGGATTGGATCTTCAAGAAGGCCAGTAGCTTGGCCACCAGTGGCAGCTCGGACATCTGCTTCGGGTTCTCGGCCTTCTTCACCTAGGTCGCTTGCTGATTGTGAAGGGTACAATAGTGCAGATGAGCAGGGCCCCTGTTACACCTCTAGCTATGATGATTCG GAAAGGGAGCATATGTTTGAGCATGACCTAAGGCGAGTGAAAGGGTTGGAGATAAGGAAGATGGCGGAAGATGGGAATTGTCTGTTTAGAGCTGTTGCCGATCAAGTTTATGGTGATCCAGAAGCTTATGACATGGCTAGGCAGATGTGTGTTGATTATATG GAAAGAGAACGGGATCATTTCTCCCAGTTCATGACCGAAGGTTTTACATCATACTGTaagaggaaaagaagagataAG GTATATGGCAATAATATTGAGATCCAGGCCTTTGCTGAGATGTACAATCGTCCAATTCACATATATTCTTACAGTACAG AGCCCATTAACATTTTTCAAGGAAGTTATAACACAGATGTTCCTCCAGTTAGGTTAAGTTACCATCATGGTAATCATTACAATTCAGTTGTTGATCCTCGCCGGCAAACAGTTGGGGCAGGCCTGGGATTTAGCTCCCTTAGAGGG ACCAACAATGTCGACAGGGACCAAGTGAAGGCTGCAATAAGAGCTCAGCAAGACCAGCAGATTGAGAAT GCACTTTTGGCGGAAGGGCGGCTCTACTCTGATCTGGAATTAACCGAGCAGGAAATAGAGCGGATGGTGATGGAGGCCTCTAGGGCAGAGTATCTGAACCAGCAACAGGTTAACTTCAGAGATTCATCAAGGTCAGGGGCAGAGCCATCTTCTTCTGCCGCAA TTACTGGGTCGTCTGGTTCGGCTACGGCAGCAGATAGAAGCAACGAGAATTGCTTTGTGCTCCCGGACACCGTGCTGACTCGTGGCATGCAGTTGCTCCTAGCAATGGGCTTCAGCTACATGCAAGTGATGGAAGCCTACAGCATATTCGGCGAGGACGTGGACTCTATGATCTGCTACCTGGTAGAGATGGGAGGCACCGGGCCTTCTGCAGGTGGCAGCAATCGTCGGAAAGGAAAGGCTGCTGAGTAA